One genomic window of Haloferax mediterranei ATCC 33500 includes the following:
- the pdxT gene encoding pyridoxal 5'-phosphate synthase glutaminase subunit PdxT, whose translation MDTLRAGVIAVQGDVTEHADAIERAADAHGVDADIVEIRSAGLVPDCDVLLMPGGESTTISRLLEREGIDGEIQAHVAAEKPVLATCAGLIVASQDAKDDRVQTLDILDVTVDRNAFGRQVDSFEAPLDVAGLDSPFPAVFIRAPLIDEGDDDVEVLAEWDGNPVAVRDGPVVGTSFHPELTADSRIHDLAFFDELEVEVEA comes from the coding sequence ATGGATACGCTACGCGCCGGTGTCATCGCCGTTCAGGGCGATGTCACTGAACACGCCGACGCCATCGAGCGGGCCGCCGATGCTCACGGCGTCGATGCGGATATCGTCGAAATTCGAAGCGCCGGACTCGTTCCCGACTGCGACGTTCTCCTGATGCCGGGCGGCGAATCGACGACCATCTCCCGACTCCTCGAACGAGAGGGAATCGACGGAGAAATTCAGGCCCACGTCGCGGCCGAAAAGCCCGTCCTCGCAACCTGCGCCGGTCTTATCGTTGCCTCTCAAGACGCGAAAGACGACCGCGTGCAGACGCTCGACATTCTCGACGTGACCGTCGACCGCAACGCCTTCGGCCGACAGGTCGACAGTTTCGAAGCACCGCTCGACGTGGCGGGTCTCGACTCGCCGTTCCCCGCGGTGTTCATCCGCGCACCCCTCATCGACGAGGGAGACGACGACGTAGAAGTCCTCGCCGAGTGGGACGGCAACCCGGTCGCAGTTCGCGACGGACCCGTCGTCGGTACCTCGTTCCACCCCGAACTGACTGCCGACAGTCGCATCCACGACCTCGCCTTCTTCGACGAATTGGAAGTCGAAGTCGAAGCCTGA
- a CDS encoding preprotein translocase subunit Sec61beta, with protein MSKGQNSGGLMSSAGLVRYFDAEDRNAIRVDPKTVVATGALFGIGILVLNALAF; from the coding sequence ATGAGCAAGGGCCAGAACAGCGGTGGTCTGATGTCGAGCGCGGGTCTCGTCCGCTATTTCGACGCGGAGGACCGTAACGCGATTCGAGTCGACCCGAAGACTGTCGTCGCCACGGGAGCACTGTTCGGCATCGGTATTCTGGTGCTGAACGCGCTCGCGTTCTAA
- the trxA gene encoding thioredoxin — MTVRLLDFYADWCGPCKTQDPILDDLEGDYEDVEFVKVDVDEEQDVANQYQVRSLPTLIVENDDGIVDRFVGVTQRDDLESALSEAGA; from the coding sequence ATGACTGTTCGACTCTTGGACTTTTACGCGGACTGGTGCGGCCCTTGCAAGACGCAGGACCCGATTCTCGACGACCTCGAAGGCGACTACGAGGATGTCGAGTTCGTCAAGGTTGACGTCGACGAAGAGCAAGACGTGGCTAACCAGTATCAGGTGCGCTCGCTTCCAACCCTCATCGTCGAGAACGACGACGGTATCGTCGACCGTTTTGTGGGTGTAACTCAGCGTGACGACCTCGAGTCGGCCCTGAGCGAAGCCGGCGCGTAA
- a CDS encoding 50S ribosomal protein L40e, which produces MASDAATKRTLEKQICMRCNARNPKKAKQCRKCGYKHLRPKSKERRAA; this is translated from the coding sequence ATGGCTAGTGACGCTGCGACGAAGCGGACGCTCGAGAAGCAGATTTGTATGCGCTGCAACGCACGAAACCCCAAAAAAGCGAAGCAGTGCCGCAAGTGCGGCTACAAGCACCTTCGTCCGAAGTCGAAGGAACGCCGCGCCGCATAA
- a CDS encoding DUF7475 family protein: MSTTTEQTATTPKQTEQAELTQLHYIGVVLAAITGVIHLGLGVGTLSSDPTNPLGIAFVGAAAGFAGGIIGVLRGDKTLRTWVILLGIPFTAGQIVLYVVFNWPDIISIGGVVDKVVQLALIAVLFVLYRRES; the protein is encoded by the coding sequence ATGTCAACCACAACAGAACAGACGGCAACGACACCCAAACAGACCGAACAGGCGGAACTGACGCAACTGCACTACATCGGCGTCGTCCTCGCGGCGATAACCGGGGTAATTCACCTCGGACTCGGCGTGGGCACGCTGTCTTCAGACCCCACAAACCCGCTCGGTATCGCCTTCGTCGGGGCCGCAGCGGGATTCGCAGGCGGGATTATCGGTGTTCTCCGCGGTGACAAGACCCTTCGTACGTGGGTGATTCTGCTCGGCATCCCGTTTACGGCCGGGCAAATCGTCCTCTACGTGGTGTTCAATTGGCCCGATATCATTAGTATCGGCGGCGTCGTCGACAAAGTGGTACAACTCGCACTGATTGCAGTGCTCTTCGTGTTGTACCGGAGAGAGTCGTAA
- a CDS encoding MBL fold metallo-hydrolase codes for MEVIPVTADAEVFTCNAYLVLGDRTVLVDAGTMAGVETAVAEHTDDLDAVVLTHQHADHIGELDAVVERFEPDVYAFGDHPLRTHELEDGDEIVMGDETFEVIYTPGHADDHVSLVSGRSLFSGDVVVYNDNAFDDGSFGKTDLPGQSRERVISSLRTLRDRLPTTVETMYAGHGDVFKRGTGGDTIHDVIERALERAERREPKYPVT; via the coding sequence ATGGAAGTCATCCCTGTCACCGCCGACGCCGAGGTCTTCACCTGCAATGCGTACCTCGTCCTCGGCGACCGAACCGTCCTCGTCGATGCCGGGACGATGGCAGGTGTCGAGACCGCCGTCGCAGAACACACAGACGACCTCGACGCCGTCGTTCTCACCCACCAGCACGCGGACCACATCGGCGAGTTAGACGCCGTCGTCGAGCGATTCGAGCCGGACGTGTACGCTTTCGGTGACCATCCGCTTCGAACCCACGAACTCGAAGACGGCGACGAAATCGTGATGGGTGACGAGACGTTCGAGGTCATCTACACGCCGGGACACGCCGACGACCACGTCTCACTCGTGAGCGGGCGGTCGCTTTTCTCCGGTGACGTGGTAGTGTACAACGACAACGCGTTCGACGACGGCAGTTTCGGAAAGACCGACTTGCCGGGACAGTCGCGCGAGCGAGTTATCTCCAGCCTCCGGACGCTCCGCGACAGACTCCCGACGACGGTCGAGACGATGTACGCTGGACACGGCGACGTGTTCAAACGCGGAACAGGCGGCGATACCATCCACGACGTAATCGAGCGCGCACTCGAACGAGCTGAACGACGCGAACCCAAATATCCGGTGACATGA
- a CDS encoding DUF5786 family protein, producing the protein MGFGSYDESEQGDQNVDFDEEDGVTTSEENHEGKVDFEIGASNDELLDRLQEIKDN; encoded by the coding sequence ATGGGATTTGGGAGCTACGACGAGTCCGAACAAGGAGACCAGAACGTCGACTTCGACGAGGAAGACGGCGTAACGACGAGCGAAGAGAATCACGAGGGTAAGGTCGACTTCGAAATCGGCGCATCGAACGACGAACTGCTCGACCGGCTACAGGAGATCAAGGACAATTGA
- a CDS encoding endonuclease dU gives MKPGTRALGVAESYPGTARVPTVDHTDDADFSTDPSEAGDSDARPESVLCGAVVRADRVVDGLAFETCTVGGDDATDAIDSLYSSLGREDVRYLLVSGIAPAWFNLVDVNRLASDLDRPVLSVSFEDSEGLETALSTHFSGDALDRRLQIYRDAPPRTAVEVNDERVFVRAAGCDEAEAKQVVRAFTPTGGRPEPLRVARMAARAGRQFVGD, from the coding sequence TTGAAACCGGGGACTCGCGCGCTGGGGGTCGCCGAGTCGTACCCCGGAACAGCGCGCGTGCCCACAGTAGACCACACTGACGACGCTGATTTTTCGACAGACCCGTCTGAAGCCGGAGATAGCGACGCACGCCCGGAGAGCGTGCTCTGCGGCGCTGTCGTTCGTGCCGACCGCGTGGTCGATGGTCTCGCCTTCGAGACGTGTACCGTCGGCGGCGATGACGCCACCGACGCCATCGACTCGCTGTACTCGTCGCTCGGTCGCGAGGACGTCCGATACCTCCTCGTCTCCGGTATCGCCCCGGCGTGGTTCAACCTCGTCGACGTGAATCGCCTCGCTTCCGACCTCGACCGTCCGGTACTTTCGGTCTCGTTCGAAGACAGTGAGGGCCTCGAAACCGCGCTCTCGACGCACTTCTCGGGCGATGCACTGGACCGACGCCTCCAAATCTATCGGGACGCCCCACCCCGGACCGCCGTCGAAGTGAACGACGAACGAGTGTTCGTGCGCGCCGCCGGATGCGACGAAGCCGAAGCGAAGCAGGTAGTCCGGGCGTTCACACCGACCGGCGGGCGTCCCGAACCACTTCGAGTGGCGCGGATGGCCGCCCGCGCGGGGCGACAGTTCGTTGGGGATTAA
- a CDS encoding uracil-DNA glycosylase, which translates to MEHMEGLCVTDCERCPELVDSRSRIVNGVGPEDADLLFLGEAPGAKEDEGGEPFVGRSGSVLDDALREAGLARADVRITNCIRCRPPENRDPRSEELSNCRGYLAREFELVDPELIVTLGKVPSQHLLDRGVAITNESGSVLDARVGDDSYRVLLSVHPAATLYDRSQREGFFETISRAADLSGLSESNNGQASLGDF; encoded by the coding sequence ATGGAACACATGGAGGGCCTCTGCGTGACCGACTGCGAGCGGTGTCCCGAACTCGTAGACTCGCGGAGTCGCATCGTCAACGGGGTCGGTCCCGAGGACGCCGACCTGCTCTTCCTCGGCGAAGCGCCGGGTGCGAAAGAAGACGAAGGCGGCGAACCGTTCGTCGGCCGCTCCGGGTCCGTACTGGACGACGCGCTCCGCGAGGCCGGACTCGCCCGCGCCGACGTTCGAATCACGAACTGCATCCGCTGCCGTCCGCCGGAAAACCGTGACCCGAGGAGTGAAGAACTGTCGAACTGCCGGGGCTATCTCGCCCGCGAGTTCGAACTCGTCGACCCCGAACTCATCGTCACACTCGGGAAGGTCCCCTCACAGCACCTTCTCGACCGGGGAGTCGCCATCACGAACGAATCTGGGTCGGTCTTGGACGCTCGCGTCGGCGACGATTCGTACCGCGTCCTGCTGTCTGTGCACCCTGCGGCGACGCTCTACGACCGCAGTCAACGCGAGGGCTTCTTCGAGACTATCTCGCGCGCGGCCGACCTCTCCGGTCTCTCCGAGTCGAACAACGGACAGGCGAGCCTCGGCGACTTCTAA
- a CDS encoding PhnE/PtxC family ABC transporter permease, with translation MNDDLRADGGGDGMNDDLRADGGERTSAPRHIQDALTTIERAQFIRRALIFVGVVALLAMTGLGMTYLGFTVAQIYRQLPQFLHNVAEFLSPDFHYFTLFAIENGLHGFAALFESLLNPASLLDAVFNRDQGLSIVGGAVATIVIGFTGTVIGFPLALVFGVLGSERVTPFPFNFLFRGTMSVIRAVPALVWVLIYIPLVGITPVGAMLAIGTDTVGNLGRLFTDELEEVSDGPIEAISSTGAASSQTVVFGMLSQVSSSFVAWTLYILEINVRIAVSLGVVGAGGIGQYVKGRLSLLAYDQAAAGIAMIIVIVLSVELTSSRLRARLRPGESESKGIVDVLADLADTGKWLGTGNSK, from the coding sequence ATGAACGACGACCTCCGCGCCGACGGCGGCGGCGATGGGATGAACGACGACCTCCGTGCCGATGGCGGCGAGAGAACGTCGGCACCGCGACACATCCAAGACGCGCTCACGACCATCGAGCGCGCGCAGTTCATCCGACGAGCACTCATCTTTGTCGGGGTCGTCGCGCTCTTGGCGATGACGGGTCTCGGCATGACGTATCTCGGATTCACCGTCGCCCAAATCTACCGTCAACTCCCGCAGTTTCTGCACAACGTCGCCGAGTTCCTTTCGCCGGACTTCCACTACTTCACGCTCTTCGCCATCGAAAACGGCCTACACGGGTTCGCCGCCCTCTTCGAGAGCCTCCTCAACCCCGCATCGCTCCTCGACGCCGTGTTCAACCGCGACCAAGGGCTGAGCATCGTCGGCGGTGCAGTCGCGACCATCGTCATCGGGTTCACCGGAACGGTCATCGGCTTCCCGCTCGCCCTCGTCTTCGGTGTACTCGGGTCCGAGCGCGTGACGCCGTTCCCGTTTAACTTCCTCTTCCGTGGCACGATGTCCGTCATCCGCGCCGTGCCGGCGCTCGTGTGGGTGCTCATCTATATCCCGCTCGTAGGTATCACCCCCGTCGGGGCGATGCTGGCTATCGGAACCGACACCGTCGGTAACCTCGGACGCCTGTTCACCGACGAACTCGAAGAGGTGTCCGACGGCCCCATCGAAGCCATCTCTTCGACTGGGGCAGCATCCTCGCAGACCGTCGTCTTCGGTATGCTGAGTCAGGTGTCCTCGTCGTTCGTCGCGTGGACACTCTACATCCTCGAAATAAACGTCCGCATCGCCGTCTCGCTCGGCGTCGTCGGTGCTGGCGGCATCGGACAGTACGTGAAGGGCAGACTCAGCCTCCTCGCGTACGACCAGGCGGCCGCCGGTATCGCGATGATTATCGTTATCGTCCTCTCGGTCGAACTCACGTCCTCGCGCCTCCGCGCGCGCCTCCGTCCGGGCGAGTCGGAGTCCAAGGGCATCGTCGACGTACTCGCCGACCTCGCGGACACCGGGAAGTGGCTCGGGACGGGCAACTCGAAGTGA
- a CDS encoding phosphonate ABC transporter ATP-binding protein: MPAVSVQNVTKRFGDTVALENISFEIPEGEFVVLLGPSGAGKSTLLRILNGLTQPTEGTVHINDRAVTGHRSDVGMVFQMHYLVETMSAYRNALTGALSRVSLAESLTSQYGEEDKLAALEALDTVGLLDEARQRAGSMSGGQKQRVGIARALVQQPNLLLADEPVASLDPKAAEEVMGYMKTAAHERNLTTIASLHQVNLAREFGERYIGLRDGEVVFDGQRDDLTMDVVDDIYYEDSEAGMVEAMG; this comes from the coding sequence ATGCCCGCAGTTTCGGTACAGAACGTCACGAAGCGGTTCGGCGACACGGTCGCCTTAGAGAACATCTCCTTCGAGATACCCGAAGGGGAGTTCGTCGTCCTCCTCGGACCCTCCGGAGCGGGGAAGTCGACACTCCTTCGAATCCTGAACGGTCTCACCCAGCCGACGGAAGGAACGGTCCACATCAACGACCGGGCCGTCACTGGCCACCGGTCGGACGTCGGGATGGTCTTCCAGATGCACTACCTCGTCGAGACGATGAGCGCCTACCGCAACGCCCTCACCGGTGCCCTCTCGCGTGTCTCGCTCGCCGAGAGCCTCACTTCGCAGTACGGTGAAGAAGACAAACTAGCCGCACTCGAAGCGCTCGACACGGTCGGTCTCCTCGACGAAGCGCGGCAGCGTGCCGGGTCGATGTCCGGAGGTCAGAAACAACGCGTCGGTATCGCCCGCGCACTGGTCCAGCAACCGAACCTCCTGCTCGCCGACGAACCAGTTGCGAGTCTCGACCCGAAGGCTGCCGAGGAGGTCATGGGCTACATGAAGACGGCCGCCCACGAGCGAAACCTGACGACTATCGCGAGTCTTCACCAGGTCAATCTCGCCCGCGAATTCGGCGAGCGCTATATCGGCCTGCGAGACGGCGAAGTCGTCTTTGACGGCCAGCGAGACGACCTGACGATGGATGTCGTCGACGACATCTACTACGAAGACAGCGAAGCCGGCATGGTGGAGGCGATGGGATGA
- a CDS encoding phosphate/phosphite/phosphonate ABC transporter substrate-binding protein gives MYSRRNLLKKTGAVGALGITGVSGCIGSFGEQSYGNGEINFMMSPSEPQDYMRSQYKPYADHLQEQTGTTVSLKYAADYSAVLQGLGSGTADIAETGPFAAALGVKADKANIALQRHAYGSWDYTSVIVTKKDSGIDSLSDLEGEKVGFADMTSASGSLYPLYMLQKAGLSIGEAPVSDSGADFTGTWSGHAEAFAALENDQVAAAGVGKFITQADDGELADGYKYVKTYEGIPRAPMVVSPNLSEEGKNDVINALQAAPEKVYYGADGESDTDDDLWFDDVRTADLKTYEPVIKVANELELSTDLLNQG, from the coding sequence ATGTATTCCCGACGCAATTTACTCAAAAAGACCGGTGCGGTCGGTGCACTCGGTATCACAGGTGTCAGTGGATGTATCGGCAGCTTCGGCGAGCAATCCTACGGGAACGGTGAAATCAACTTCATGATGTCGCCGTCCGAGCCGCAAGACTACATGCGGTCGCAGTACAAGCCGTATGCGGACCACCTCCAAGAACAGACCGGCACGACGGTCTCTCTGAAGTACGCCGCCGACTACTCCGCGGTCCTTCAGGGTCTCGGGTCGGGGACGGCCGACATCGCGGAGACCGGTCCCTTCGCCGCCGCTCTCGGTGTGAAAGCCGACAAGGCGAATATCGCCCTCCAGCGTCACGCCTACGGCTCGTGGGACTACACGAGCGTCATCGTGACGAAGAAAGACTCCGGCATCGACTCGCTGTCCGACCTCGAAGGCGAGAAGGTTGGCTTCGCCGACATGACCTCCGCCTCCGGGTCGCTGTACCCGCTGTACATGCTGCAGAAGGCGGGCCTCAGCATCGGTGAGGCACCGGTCAGCGACTCCGGCGCGGACTTCACCGGTACGTGGTCGGGCCACGCCGAGGCGTTCGCCGCTCTGGAAAACGACCAGGTCGCCGCCGCTGGTGTCGGGAAGTTCATCACCCAAGCTGACGACGGCGAACTCGCCGACGGGTACAAGTACGTGAAGACGTACGAGGGAATCCCCCGCGCGCCGATGGTGGTCAGCCCGAACCTCTCCGAAGAGGGGAAAAACGACGTCATCAACGCCCTACAGGCCGCCCCAGAGAAGGTGTACTATGGTGCAGATGGTGAGAGCGACACCGACGACGACCTCTGGTTCGACGACGTCCGCACGGCGGACCTCAAAACGTACGAACCGGTCATCAAAGTCGCCAACGAACTCGAACTCTCGACCGACCTCCTGAACCAGGGCTGA
- the hisH gene encoding imidazole glycerol phosphate synthase subunit HisH: MSTTQATAETLADVVMVDYGLGNLRSARRGLERAGANVVVSDDPTDFEDADGIVLPGVGAFSEGMDNAGPFREPLAEAAAAGTPIFGICLGMQMLLTSSEEADHAGEGEVEGLDFIPGRNVRFDEGQKVPHMGWNELHAQRDHPIVEGVDGEYAYFVHSYYADPDDENAVVATTDYGVEFPAIVANEEGTVFGTQFHPEKSGETGLTILRNFVEFCANQ; this comes from the coding sequence ATGAGCACGACACAGGCCACAGCGGAGACCCTCGCCGACGTGGTGATGGTCGACTACGGGCTTGGGAACCTCCGGAGCGCCAGACGCGGTCTCGAACGCGCCGGTGCGAACGTCGTCGTCTCCGACGACCCGACCGACTTCGAAGACGCGGACGGTATCGTTCTCCCCGGCGTCGGCGCATTCTCGGAAGGAATGGACAACGCGGGACCGTTCCGCGAACCGCTCGCCGAGGCCGCAGCAGCCGGCACGCCGATATTCGGTATCTGCCTCGGGATGCAGATGCTTCTCACCTCTTCTGAGGAGGCGGACCACGCGGGCGAGGGCGAAGTCGAAGGCCTCGATTTCATCCCCGGTCGAAACGTCCGCTTCGACGAGGGCCAGAAGGTGCCCCACATGGGCTGGAACGAACTGCACGCCCAGCGCGACCACCCAATCGTCGAAGGTGTTGATGGTGAGTACGCCTACTTCGTCCACTCGTACTACGCCGACCCCGACGACGAGAACGCCGTCGTCGCCACGACCGATTACGGCGTCGAGTTCCCTGCAATCGTCGCCAACGAGGAGGGGACCGTCTTCGGCACGCAGTTCCACCCCGAGAAATCCGGCGAGACCGGTCTCACTATTCTCCGCAACTTCGTCGAGTTCTGCGCGAACCAGTAG
- the pheA gene encoding prephenate dehydratase: MQAVTLGPAGTYSHRAARAVADDVAFRESVTSIVKAVADGSFERGVVPIENSIEGSVSESLDAVADSDVSVVQEIVTPIRHALLAQSEDFDTVASHSQALAQCRTYLDENYPDVKLEAVASTARGVERARDDPSVAGIGHPDNSGDDLQIIAADIQDRSSNATRFLVVAPASARSDAGGKSSLVVYPNANYPGLLLELLEAFAERDINLSRIESRPSGNRLGDYLFHIDADAGLYEERMQEALDEVEGIARNGWVRVLGSYDTRHVLY, encoded by the coding sequence ATGCAGGCAGTCACGCTCGGCCCGGCGGGCACCTATTCGCATCGCGCCGCCCGCGCGGTCGCCGACGACGTCGCCTTCCGAGAATCGGTTACGTCCATCGTCAAAGCAGTCGCCGATGGGTCGTTCGAGCGAGGTGTCGTCCCTATCGAGAACAGTATCGAAGGCAGCGTCTCCGAGAGTCTCGACGCCGTGGCCGACTCCGACGTGAGCGTCGTCCAAGAAATCGTCACGCCAATTCGCCACGCGCTCTTGGCGCAAAGCGAGGACTTCGACACCGTCGCCAGCCATTCGCAGGCGCTCGCGCAGTGTCGAACCTATCTAGACGAGAACTACCCCGACGTAAAACTCGAAGCGGTCGCCAGCACCGCCCGCGGCGTCGAGCGCGCCCGCGACGACCCGTCGGTCGCAGGTATCGGCCACCCGGACAACAGTGGCGACGACCTCCAGATTATCGCCGCGGACATCCAGGACCGCTCGTCGAACGCGACCCGGTTCCTCGTCGTCGCGCCCGCCTCGGCCCGGTCCGACGCCGGTGGTAAGAGTTCCCTCGTCGTCTACCCGAACGCGAACTACCCCGGTCTCCTCCTCGAACTGCTCGAAGCGTTCGCCGAACGCGACATCAACCTCTCGCGTATCGAGTCGCGCCCGAGCGGCAACCGTCTCGGCGACTACCTCTTCCACATCGACGCCGACGCCGGGCTCTACGAAGAACGGATGCAGGAGGCGCTCGACGAAGTCGAGGGCATCGCCCGCAATGGCTGGGTCCGCGTCCTCGGGTCGTACGACACGCGGCACGTGTTGTACTGA
- the hsp14 gene encoding archaeal heat shock protein Hsp14, which translates to MQRNPFDEIEDLFDRMGRSFEESGLARFQDISLDVVDHDDEIEVIADLPGFEKDDLDVSVQGRQLTIAAEHEESSDVDTEQYVRRERSHRSVSRSLTLPTDVLREEITAAYQNGVLTVTLPKAEPGADSTEIDIE; encoded by the coding sequence ATGCAGCGAAACCCATTCGACGAGATAGAAGACCTGTTCGACCGGATGGGCCGGTCGTTCGAAGAGTCCGGACTCGCTCGTTTCCAAGACATCTCGCTCGATGTCGTCGACCACGACGACGAGATCGAGGTCATCGCCGACCTTCCCGGATTCGAGAAGGACGACCTGGATGTGAGCGTTCAGGGTCGACAACTCACCATCGCCGCCGAACACGAGGAGTCGTCCGATGTCGACACCGAGCAGTACGTCCGGCGGGAACGGAGCCACAGGTCCGTCTCCCGGTCGCTCACACTTCCCACAGACGTACTTCGCGAAGAGATAACCGCGGCGTACCAAAACGGCGTCCTCACCGTCACGCTCCCCAAGGCGGAACCGGGAGCCGACTCGACCGAAATCGACATCGAGTGA
- the hsp14 gene encoding archaeal heat shock protein Hsp14: protein MMPRTNPFDDFEELFERMSRQFDEMGRQFDRSGMLPSTRMHEMAVDIADHDDELVVSVDLPGYEKEDISLSVANRTLTIDAKRELTDEHADSEYLHRERRHESTHRTIRLPEEVDAENTSATYRNGVLTVMLPKLDADPDDSRRIDIK from the coding sequence ATGATGCCACGCACGAACCCATTCGACGACTTCGAAGAACTGTTCGAACGAATGTCCCGACAGTTCGACGAGATGGGCCGCCAGTTCGACCGCTCTGGTATGCTGCCCTCGACCCGGATGCACGAGATGGCGGTCGACATTGCCGACCACGACGACGAACTCGTCGTCTCCGTTGACCTTCCGGGCTACGAAAAAGAGGACATCTCGCTGTCCGTCGCTAACCGTACGCTGACCATCGACGCGAAGCGCGAACTGACGGACGAGCACGCAGACAGCGAGTACCTCCACCGCGAACGTCGCCACGAGTCCACTCACCGAACGATTCGCCTCCCCGAAGAAGTCGATGCAGAGAACACGTCAGCGACCTACCGAAACGGCGTGCTCACCGTGATGCTTCCCAAACTCGACGCCGACCCCGACGATTCCCGCCGCATCGACATCAAGTGA